GTTTTATGTATTATGTTTCAGCTACAGAATGGTGATCACCAAAAGGAGGatttatttgtgtatttttttctgtTGGACTTTATCTGCAATTGAAGCAATGGTCCCAATGTTTGGATGGAACAACAGAACCAACCGTGGAGAAGACGGCAGGAATGTCTTGATATGTAATTTCCCCAATGTCATGAGTATGGAATATCTTGTGTACTTTTGGGTTTTTGGATCAGTTCTATTTCCTCTGTTCACAATGATGGTTTTGTACGTGGAGATTTTTTATATTGTGAAAACACATTTAAGACAATGTGTTTCCAACCTCCACATAAGTAAGGCAAATTATGGCAAGGAGCATAAGATTACGATTTCACTTGTCTTTGTTATGGTTGCCTTTGTACTGTGTTGGTTACCTTTATCGATTATGAACTGTCTCACCTATTTTTACCCTAATGTTGTACAATCTGATGCTTTCCAACCTGCTCTGTATCTCAGCATTGTGTTGTCACATTTCAATTCCGTCATAAATCCTATAATCTATAGTCTTagaattaaaaaatttaaattcacaTTCATTAATATTATTAAAAGGCACGTCATGTGCAGAGATGAAATTACTGAAGCCTCtagcacagaaaacacacttgaAAAATAACATTATTTCACTTATTAAAAAAGTTTTTTGCTTATATCAAGCAGCCATAGGCTATTATTAAAGCATAACATAGAATCTCTTGTGTATAGCTTGAGTATATGAGTATACCTGTTTTAGTTCATGTCCCACATAGGGATTGCCTGCCTTCTTGGTTCCTATTAATTCTCCCCTGCTTTGGTTTCCTGATGCAGCCTGCACTGATGATGCCTTAAAGAAGTTTAAACCACTCATTTGGACTGGTTgttgttgatgatgatgatgatggactcCTGGGTCACTCTGACCCCTCCATCCAATCTCACAGGTAATTTACCTGTACTATGGTGGCTGGCTAAGAGCTCCTAAATTTACTGATAGCTTTCCTTTCAAGTCTCACTCTGGCAAAAGTTTTAAGTCTTAACTTTGTAGTACAGGGCATACTAATGTGAGAACTTTGTACTCATGCACCAAACGCATGTATTTTCAGCTTTTAATAAAATTGAACTTATATTCTGTCTTTTCTTCTTTGGCTAATTTTTTTCCATATGGACAACTCCAGTCTATAAGCAAGAGCGACAGTCTCTTCCTATGaaaacacagaacgcagacaagacaagcaACAACAACAAACGGGTGGTCAGGCTAGCCAAGTGGGTCGGAACCAGTCGAGCAGTTAAGTGCAGAATCAgaatccaagagagcagtcacaAGAAAAAGCCAATGgtcagaaatataaatataaacatcacacaggatagaaccAGTACGCACATAAAGGGAATAGCAAACATTAGAGAATAGGCTGTAAAAGTATATAAAGGAATCCACTCTAGACTTGACTGGccaggaggaatgtcaatcaaaaTCTACTAAGTTGCCTCTAAAATGACCAAAGGAACTAGAGTACTGGCTAGACTGACACATAGCAACGAAACCTCAGCTGTGCTACACCAACAAGTGCAAAAGATGAAAAAATTAACCCACCTcctgggccactgtggggcataatggttgggtgggcaactgtggggcatacctctattatgccccacagtgacttTTTCCCCTTCGACCTCTACTATGcctcacagtctattgtgccactgtggggcataatataggctgcaggggctgctgtggagaagtgaggagccaaagatgtctgtattGTAAACCTTACAGAGTTAAGTCACAGCTGgatgaagtggtcatggcggtccaaagggaagagatgggaaatgtgtgaAGACgcctcctgtaagtattactgcattgtattcactgttaCCACTAACACCCCCCTGCTCCCTCCCACTGCCTGAGGCGgttgatcaaaagatgaacatcaccccccccccccccccccggtatttagtcgggaaggggggggggggggcatcttttgatcgTTCGCCTCAGacagtttccattcattcctatgggtgcgttctatttgaaacggccgtttcgaatagtactcgctaatctctactcACCACCAAATACACAGAGTcttgttaatctgaaaaaaaaaaattaaataatcttATTTttgctacatatatatacagtgtcgCACAGTGTTGCAGCTTCTGGTAATAAAAAGAATCTCGAGACTGTTTCCCAACACCAACTTCATCAGGTTAAGCTATCGCTTACACTCTTCCTGCTTCACTCTCATTTCATTGGTAGAAGGTGAAGCCCTGACATGCGACTGTACCATTAATGACCATGGATCTGATGAGACACACAAAGTAGGAGCTGCTTTGCTGTATCCTGGAGCAAGTATCCTGCTGGATGGCTCTTCACCAACTCTTATATACACCAACTAGCCTCTGTGACTTTGTCTGCAGATtcttggagtggatgatccgcttatattcagcaaattgctgccatcgatggtttgcctgctccggcgttttggcagctcttaagctgtcctgctgctgaacttgttcctcatactgtgcctgtgattgttctggcatctcagcagctcgctgggaagccagataatgagcgtgttgttggcgttgatgatctgcatgcccCGACATTTcggtagctctcaagctggcctgtcactgaatttgttccttgcactgtgcccgtgattgttctggcatctcagcagcttgcttggaagccatataatgagcgcgttgatgatctgcctgctctggcgtttcggcagctctcaagttggcctggcattgaagttgttcttcgcaccgtgcctgtaattgttccgacatctcgGCAGCTCTCTGCGACACCATATAGTGCatgtggtaaatgacatggcttcacaactgttataattttatgttcacatactaccggcataaaaagtagcctaattcaggttacaaactatctatgtgccgaatttcattcaaatccattcagctgtttttgcatgattgaggaacaaacatacaaaaacacaaacacacaaactttcacatttataatattaggagGATaggggataggataggatattgCTGCTGAGCAGCAGTTAGGATGAATAATACATTGTCCCTGTATGACACATGTCCTTAATGAGGGGGATCACTGCTTCATTAACTTGTATAGAGTTATTACATTTCTATAACCTGTAAAAGTTGTACTCCTTGTGGCCAGAAAAGTATCTGTGCATTTCAGTCGTTCTTATATTGCAGAATATACTTTGCTCGATTTGCAGCACAAAATGGTCTACTTATATTATCTGCATGTTTACTTTCTAGTCTATAAACTGCAAAACTCTGCTCATTGGCATATGCTACAAATGCTGCACAAACTGCAACTACTTTGACAAAATTTGGTGTAAAGGGGTTGTTTGAAGTTGGACAAAGAGTAGTTGCTGACCATTTTACTTTACATTTtccaaggctatgttcacatatgtGTTGGAGTCTGTGTCTGTTTCACAGCATTAGCAAATGATTTCCTGCATGCTAGTCCTTTGTTCAGATCTTTCcacgaactaaaaaaaaaaagacagctaACGCTAGTGGGAACCTAGTGTAACAAAGCGGTGTTCAAAAAAGTGATGGGATAGAAAATGAATTCCTCTTAATAATTCATACTCGCAGACAAATGCACAGACATGTATATATTCAGAATGTACTGTTGAAGATCAGATGATAACTGATTCTGTGGTTGTACACAGATACATGTACAATAGAGGAAGAGGCAGTGCTGCTGTTGCTAGAGGACTATTGTGGTCATGCAACTGATCACATGAAGCTGGAATGATAGTGACAGGGGGCAGCAGTGGAGTCATATTCAATCCAATACAGCCCTGACAAATTTAGATCTGCAGTATCAACTAACACTCCACTACATCACTCAATGGAAAACTCTTACATTCTACTTTGCTTACATTTATTTAGGTATCCAGTCACAGGTTAGTCCAAAATGTTTATTTCTCTTAAAAAATTAGCAGTGGGATTTAGTCTGAAAAAAGGTGACACGATGTAATGATGTAATTTACTTTAAGGCATATATGACTGCAGGAAACAGGATAGTTTGTTATTGTCTGATGCTTTCTTCAATATACTGATCACTTAACTCTTTCCTGACATCTGACATATTAGTAGGgcagatgctgggtgtttaaacagGGCAGTCGCTTGACACCTGGcactaatgcccacgatcggCGCCCGCACTGtttgcaggcattaacccctttaGCACCTTGGTGAAAGCTGACAGAGGCCTGGAAGCCTGTCTGTAATTATTCTCTTTTGTAGTCTACCCTATGTAGGCTGcaaaagaacatttttttttttttgctatacattgcaatgcattagcattgtaatgcattgcattagtgatctgaCGCCTTGGAGTTCAAGaccccttagggggtctaataaattatatcctattaatattataaatgtgaaagtttgtgagtttgtgggtttgtgtgtttggatgtttgcatgttcggatgtttgttcctcaatcacggaaaaaccgctcgaccgatttggctgaaattttccacaaacatagttaatacacccgattaaacaataggctacttttcgtcacaatagcgcacatacgtttgtgccaggacccccacaaaacccaaactcacaccactatctctgcaatctcacacactttggaccatagcaagccacaaaattcatattgccctctacagcctagcccctaaccccacacaatcacatatacatatactttaccactttgcccctcaccttaacgatactccaggaggttctctttaacgctccgaagcagccatgtttgccgacccccaccgctctgacaatccgcgataccgcccacccatgtcaatacccctaggcggtctaataagtgcaaaaaaaaaagtttaaaaaaagtaaaaaaaatataaaaaaaataaataaaaaggattaaaaattcaaatcacccccctttccctagaacacatataaaagtagtttaaaactgtgaaacacatacatgttaggtatccccacatccgaaatcgcccgctctacaaagctatagaaatatttttcctgttcagtaaacgccgtagcgggaaaaatggtcaaaagtgccaaactgccattttttcactgttttgattctgataaaaatttgaataaaaagtgatcaaagcaataacatttcccaaaatggtagaactaaaaagtacacccggtgctgcaaaaaaagacaccctatacatccccgtacacgcatgtataaaaaagttacggctgtcggaatatggcgacttttcaaaaaataattttttaacacaattttggattttttttaaggggtcaaaatgtaaataaaaccatataaatttggtatccccggaatcgtaacgaaacacagaatacagaatacaggggacatgtcattttgcttgcacagtgaacgccgtaaaaccaaagcccgtaagaaagtcgcagaaatgcattttttcttcaaatcaaccccattctgattttttttcctgcttcccagtacattatatagaataaataatggcggcatcaggaagaaaaatttgtcccaggaaaaattaagacctcatatggctctgggagcggagaaataaaaaagttatggggtttagaaggaggggagtcaaaaacgaacatcaaaaaatgccatcggcgggaaagggttaacttcaaatacttctgtcccaaagtcactatgtaaagtttctcacaacaccgtatagcagctctaatacaaagtaactgcaacacaaacatctcacgtattctctgaattacagaaaaaataagatacaaagttacatttcatatcccataccttatacacagtacgaaaaccttacccacgcctgtatatacccacttctacaatcaccgcagacgaagtcgcgggtaccagctagtatatatatatatatatatatatatatatatatataaaccagcacggttttggaaatcgtagcatgtcaattatatctacggaaatgtcggCGGCTTCTacgtccacggaggaaaactctgcaaactttctgtgtaaaggaagaaccacaatgcattcccACAGCGCTGTAGAGCTGAAGATcaccccatggggccttagcctgaagtatgtttggggttacttttttttttgtcaattgtgagggatcacaatgtaatttttttttcctattagtatgtctttgtaaagaaatccacacaaatacagggagaacatacaaactccttgcagatgtttttactggcaggattcaaacccaagactccagtgctgcaaggctgcagtgctaaccactgagccaccatgttgccctgtaTGTTTGAGGTTACTGtcatgctggaagacccatgacctaggacgcaaacccaactttctgacagtgagtcctaaactgtgacccaaaatcctttggtaatctttagagatgagcaaacggcgttcaatcgaattgatattcgatcgaatatcaggccgttccaggtattcgattacaatcgaataccacgaggcaaacgcactaaaaattcatatcccctcccaccttccctagcacttttgttacaccaataactgcgcaggggaggtgggacaggaactacgacaacggaggcatcgaaaaaaaatcagaaaaagtaattggctggctaaatcaggtgacctccaatttatacgaatagtggatttaatatccgggtcatatgagactgtgaactatgtgactgtgagacagggatagatgtactggcagggttagctagggattaccttcatTTAAGTGGGAatgttactgaaacagctctttggggctctatctcatcgggatccctgtcagcttgcgatacacgggagctgactttttctcataggaatgcattgaccagcgttgattggccgaatgccatacagagtacagcattcagccaatcaacgctggttctgccgcaggaggcggagtctaagattggtccacagcagtctccattctggtccgatctcagatgtagcagcattgagcgcacaggtgtagcagagctggccgtgcactgagctactacacccgagatgtagcagagctcagtgtgcgctgagctctgctacaccagagatgtagcagagctgagtgtgcgctgagctctgctaacccgagatgcagcagagctgagtgtgcgctgagctctgctacatccagagttgtagcagagctggctgtgcactgagctctgctacaccagagatgtagcagagccgagtgtgcgctgagctctgctacatccagagatgtagcagagctgagtgtgcgttgagctctactacacccgagatgtagcagagctgagtgtgcactgagctctgctacatccgagatgtagcagagctgagtgtgcactgagctctgctacactagagatgtagcagagctgagtgccggaggaggtaGAGTCTAAGATGGGTcaacagtccgatctcagatgtagcagtgttgatcgcacagctctgctacacctgagatgtagcagagtgtgcgctgaactgtgctacaccagagatgcatctctggtgtagcagagctcagcacatggccagctctgctacatctctggtgtagcatagctcagcgcacactcaactctgatacatcttgggtgtagcagagctcagtgcacactcagctctgctacatctctggtgtagcagagctgtgcgctcaacactgctacatctgagatcggactgtggaccgatcttagactccgcctcctctggcactcagctctactacatgtctggtgtagcagagctcagcgcacactcagctctgccacatctctggatgtagcagagctcagcgcacggccagctctgctaaacctgtgcactcaacactgctacatctgagatcagaccagaatggagactgctgtggaccgatcttagactccgccgcctctggcagaaccagcgttgattggccaaatgctgtactctgtatggcattcggccaatcaacgctggtcaatgcattcctatgggaaaaagtcagctcccgcatattgcaagctgacaaggatcccgacgagatagtggcgtaatacaggtacttgggcatgttagatgcccccaggcatgcttcccttgctgtcccagttgctttccagggtgttggcatcatttcctggggtgtcatagtggacttggtgactctcctgagtcgaagtgtggcttcacctgaaacgaagcatttttccccatagactataatggggttcgatattcgttcgaatagtcgaatattgatgggctatTCTAAACTGTTAGAGACATCAAGCGGTccccataatagagtatgttgcagagctccaaattaaataacaggcctggatgagctcacccatcctttagcctggagaagccacacacacacagctgatagtgtatcaagtgagttctgagtttaatagtgcaaaaaggtagtttaaatacaatacagacaaaagcaggttggactattctaatgacataacattgtagagttttaacataaacctggcacatgactattggctaaaggcCTAATGTaatttgcatctcattatagctttccaaactaggatggactttgtccttaaacacaaagtttcaaaatacttatgtgtgaactaacatctcacactatgtctatatgtatatatcatggcaagatagagaagattacatgctggtgccaatcaattccaaccttgaagataacgaataggctacataaactctaagtatatacactctacacactctaagtgtatacatcgagtaaaagagataagagatttacaaatagtcagctgcatcttcaaaagatgagacccttgagatagacaaagataaggattcatccacacagcattccttaaccacccaaaagggcctcttgaactttaaacagacatacgtatacagtttatatgaaaaaggttacaagatggctcacaaaatacaaagatggaggacttatctctaacatttcccccattttgagatttttttgaatacaggaattcatatttaggtacttcagtgacttaacgtctactgctggacttttccagattcccctcatatgttcctgtatttcaacctaatctcaatcatagttctagcctgttattttcagtctgctttgtatttttcaaacaaaataaacataagattattactgcaactttactgacattcacttgcttatactatgtatcactacttcaaacatttcctgttgtgttatgaaaacagagatatataacatgactgaggctaatatgggctatgagtacatatcctacaatctgacacattcaaatCTTCCTTCAAGATcgtatgatgtttaagaaacttattgtcccactcattgtcaaatgtttTATACAGGCTTATCGCCAGAACCATCTGTAACAataacatcaggagaatcttcatcgctttttgtgtagagacttccttgcaatatgaagcatggatagAATTAGGCTTtccttcaagtttcatagaaacactggttatcagcagcacttggaaggaccatcaactctcgggtccaaggtttttctcacgtgtctctttatcaccatcaatctcttgtcTCAAACGATTGGTCccgtccactaacttaaaatctgagagggaggagaaaactcaaaactatacattagtcagatgtttttgccaagacatcacatagtcagtcagtacaccataccacatctggaggaattgccaagaatacaactctaacctaggggctgacccaaagaaagtttgatatgggctaaaaccaattcttctgtcaggagggtaccttacagaaaatacaaatacaagtgacacactacttcttcaGTAGCCATCTATCTGCAGCCCTGTTTATGatagctttcttcaccagatatgccccaggccatcctgaagagaaataactatacacacaGGCACGTATTTATACCATCTCACCTTTaatagttactaaagttatagttatataagTTATGactatagttaacctgcaatctctggaacaggtacaagggctccggGCATGGCTcacagaaacttttcactttttggtctATATTGTGTATAACACGTCATGCAGGCTTACACATATcttactatagtgatgctaaatcctgccgccgcccatcctctgctcaccaggtcacacattgctactactaaacagtgcacttagaaattagctgcttatgccatcagtggggacgatGCTCTCAGTAAATATACTCtattaccaccagacaccaggagttATTCATCCTCTTTTGATCCTTGCTATTTCCAAAgcttctttcctcctggaccattttggtgcctcagtgttgtaaaacctgaaaagagagctaaaagggttttgggcctagtatagtgaccaattatcagtaaagcatatcccctaggcctctgcagctgggttagtggcagtgtctgcccacaagttacctctacttcccttcatatcagccttggtgtgtgccttaacttctgactatacccacctgtgtgggggcagcagcagggtccatcactacctgaacagcctggaaatcctttttaggcttaacattaaccctacagaaagctctcgctctccagattggaccatagtcccactatatcaaacacctaccctcagactttgtaccctgtctcagtgatggcttctagttcagcttcatgagctgagacccatatggttccataatggttctacttgtgcttggttttacccttggtttacctcatattcagtgaccatgacatatctggtgaagaatccaccatcattcccaaatcgagaatcatctaaaataaaagaactctcatcagagttaacaatagattcatcatttacataaccaaatcagcaaaaataaaattaattttaagttatctgacttttccctcccctgaaactattgttaacaggtttagaagggacttgtagcacagaatgcaaagcttacattagaagacagaaataagacacactgcagtctgagccattgttatctttgtttccacTGCAAGATTTATTACCCCTTGTACACATCGTCTTATTgtggaagcagctgcgctggctCTCCCCAAACTtctcatagctgtagtactacatatcccagcagcttatttatacaatcccaaataaattcagttctctaaaacttcaaaatactccagaattacaaacaattcattaaggtaagtaaatgctcaaatatatcagcagagaaggcagaggCTTTAAATAAGGGATCAAGTCTATACCCCCAATCATCATAAcaaaaatttatacacaaaaaaaaccaaaacaaaacattacagagcagatatgtgagtgacttctgatctacttagtcagatgtctagcaccttatcagaaggatcatctgaataaaaatgaccaataacattgtacaagtattagatacaactttttttctcaaaataattcccgattgttaacattcatagatttatagtataaacccataaccaatatttatattacaagtgtaaagcccatgtgatatatttgatactcacaagcaccaataaaaactgagtacatagtacatgtacatgatatatgaagtacatctcatattcaccaaaacacacatatatgtattcaacaatggaaagaacttttatctCTCTTTCacatctacttgtcaccaccctctgtggggttATCAGCAGTCTATATCTACTTCTgctcgctgtggagactgaaaatgtaacaatacagacatggacaaataGAACATGTACATATAGCAGACACatataacatgtacatataactgacacacatatgggcccattcacttctctgaaccttccatacaaacacacaaacttcacactggagctccagacaaaccAAACAAATGTccattaaatcaaaaagaacttgtctgaactaaaatcaaatttttcaaatattaagtacagtgatatcacttattGTCTCAGGATGGCCAAATCTTgttcttcttttcctacaaataagcaCAGTGTTAGTTATAGTCcctgcacagctaaatattgaggaaaaaaaataaacaaaacaaaaacatgtaaGTAGATGGCTTCATCTTCTCACCAATTTTTAAAGACATTACTATGAGGGGAGAAATCTTAAACTGGGAAAGCTTTCTTGAATAAaagacactatagacattctagaaattcctTAGTGTCCACACTCAagcctatatacatacatatatgtatacacatacctacacttaacctgcaggatcctcaccacaaaacatatcatgtttccacttgCATAGCaaaacttttacacattttatgtCCAATCAGTtctccctatatctttatctagtcacCATTCAAATAGCAATTACCAACACAATGCTATGTGCagaccacattaaccctttagctggactgtgagtgggtgctcactatgcatttccttacactaaagaaaatatacaaacactcaataccttatttctgtaaccatcctTACTTAATTTTATCCAACTATCCATGAGTGGAGCCAGTTCCTGACCAATGACTACTATTCAGAAGTCCAGTACAACAACATTCTGACTTCAACAATTTGCTACAGCCTTTCTCCACGGCTCTACTTCTATCTCTTCTACTATCTCTTGGGCTGATTTCCAACCTGGCTGACTCTGTATCCCTCCCATCTTGTTCTTGTGTGAattcttttctctcctccttcccactgtcttatcctgccccaaattcctataagacttcctcagtataacatatactgtatcttattcaaTGGAGACTTTCAAGATCAGTTTTGAGGATTCCAGGGATcactatgtccctttgtcacgtgactacttaATGTCCACTAGACCCAAGTGAGAAATACCATGTATACCAAAAATACAACAGAAGacgaagacgagacccacttcctgctacactgaaccaaatactcagctgtgagggccgtctactaccaaagactctctgcccacatctca
This sequence is a window from Leptodactylus fuscus isolate aLepFus1 chromosome 2, aLepFus1.hap2, whole genome shotgun sequence. Protein-coding genes within it:
- the LOC142194737 gene encoding adenosine receptor A3-like, which codes for MSNQTAMAQSFTITYIAMEAVIGVLAIFGNTLVVWAVKVNPSLQDTTFYFIVSLAATDLAVGVFVTPLAIILELEIQLYFQACLFLCCTIVIFTNASTLTLLAIAVDRYVRVKLPNSYRMVITKRRIYLCIFFCWTLSAIEAMVPMFGWNNRTNRGEDGRNVLICNFPNVMSMEYLVYFWVFGSVLFPLFTMMVLYVEIFYIVKTHLRQCVSNLHISKANYGKEHKITISLVFVMVAFVLCWLPLSIMNCLTYFYPNVVQSDAFQPALYLSIVLSHFNSVINPIIYSLRIKKFKFTFINIIKRHVMCRDEITEASSTENTLEK